The proteins below are encoded in one region of Buttiauxella gaviniae:
- the rhtB gene encoding homoserine/homoserine lactone efflux protein, whose protein sequence is MSVEWWLTYLLTTIILSLSPGSGAINTMTTAISHGYRGAAASIAGLQTGLAIHIVLVGIGLGALFSRSLLAFEILKWAGVAYLIWLGIQQWRAAGAIDLNSLATAQPRSRLFKRAVFVNLTNPKSIVFLAALFPQFIAPHQPQAAQYLVLGVTTVVVDIIVMIGYATLATRIAAWIKGPRQMKALNRVFGSLFMLVGALLAGARQA, encoded by the coding sequence ATGAGCGTCGAGTGGTGGTTAACCTATCTTCTGACAACAATAATTTTAAGTTTGTCGCCGGGGTCCGGGGCGATAAATACCATGACAACCGCCATCAGCCATGGCTATCGCGGTGCTGCAGCATCTATTGCCGGGCTACAAACCGGGCTGGCGATACATATCGTTTTAGTGGGGATTGGCCTGGGCGCACTGTTTTCACGCTCGCTTTTGGCTTTTGAAATTCTGAAATGGGCTGGCGTGGCTTATTTAATCTGGCTTGGCATTCAACAATGGCGTGCTGCGGGTGCCATTGACCTGAACTCACTTGCCACTGCCCAACCACGTAGTCGTCTGTTTAAGCGGGCGGTATTTGTGAATCTCACCAACCCTAAAAGTATTGTTTTCCTGGCCGCACTTTTCCCACAGTTTATCGCGCCGCATCAGCCACAGGCTGCACAGTATTTAGTGCTCGGCGTGACCACGGTGGTGGTCGATATTATTGTGATGATTGGCTATGCCACGCTTGCAACTCGTATTGCCGCCTGGATTAAAGGGCCGCGTCAGATGAAAGCCCTGAACCGCGTGTTTGGTTCGTTGTTCATGCTGGTTGGCGCACTCCTTGCCGGAGCACGCCAGGCATAA
- the pldB gene encoding lysophospholipase L2 — protein sequence MTPHKNGWSNRENAFAAFTTGPLMDFWRKREECEFSGVDEVPVRYVRFRAQNHDRVIVVCPGRIESYVKYAELAYDLFHCGFDVLIIDHRGQGRSGRLLSDSHRGHVAKFSDYVDDFDRFYQHEVANGPWRKRYALAHSMGGAITTLWLEKNSQCFDAVALCAPMFGIALRWPDWMVRHILDWAEGHQRIREGYAIGTGRWRALPFSVNVLTHSRERYRRNLRFYADEPALRVGGPTNHWVREGILAGEKVIAGATAITTPIFILQAEEERVVDNRAHDQFCELRAAAGNPCEGEKPYVINGAYHEILFEKDDMRTEALNAIIAFFDRHN from the coding sequence ATGACTCCGCATAAAAATGGATGGTCAAACAGGGAAAATGCCTTTGCGGCTTTCACCACGGGTCCGTTGATGGACTTCTGGCGTAAACGTGAAGAGTGCGAATTTTCAGGCGTCGACGAAGTGCCGGTACGCTACGTACGGTTTCGCGCGCAGAATCACGACAGGGTGATTGTTGTTTGCCCCGGTCGTATCGAAAGCTATGTTAAATATGCCGAACTGGCGTATGACTTATTCCACTGCGGCTTCGACGTTTTAATTATCGACCATCGGGGCCAGGGGCGTTCTGGTCGATTGCTTTCGGATTCACATCGCGGCCATGTGGCGAAATTTAGCGACTATGTCGACGATTTTGACCGCTTTTATCAGCACGAAGTGGCGAACGGCCCCTGGAGAAAACGCTATGCTCTGGCGCACTCTATGGGTGGGGCAATCACCACGCTCTGGCTTGAGAAAAACTCACAATGCTTTGATGCAGTTGCGCTGTGTGCCCCGATGTTCGGCATCGCCCTGCGGTGGCCAGACTGGATGGTGCGCCACATCCTTGACTGGGCGGAGGGCCACCAGCGTATTCGTGAAGGATACGCAATCGGAACAGGCCGCTGGCGCGCACTACCATTTAGCGTTAATGTCCTGACCCATAGCCGTGAACGTTACCGCCGCAATCTGCGTTTTTATGCAGACGAGCCAGCATTGCGGGTCGGCGGGCCAACGAATCACTGGGTCAGAGAAGGAATACTCGCAGGAGAAAAGGTGATAGCAGGAGCCACTGCCATTACCACGCCGATTTTTATCCTGCAGGCAGAAGAGGAGCGCGTTGTTGATAATCGCGCACATGACCAATTCTGTGAACTTAGAGCCGCGGCGGGCAACCCTTGTGAGGGGGAGAAACCTTACGTCATAAACGGGGCGTATCATGAGATCCTGTTCGAAAAGGACGATATGCGAACCGAAGCGCTGAATGC